The segment AGGAGGGAGCCGAAAAGTCCGCCGCCCTGATTCGTCGATGCGAGACCGGCAAGGTCGGGGGATACGAGTGCGTTGTGACGCTCTCCGAGATCACAACGATCATCCTCCGGGAGGGGAGGCAGTCGGACCTGGAGTCCGTTCTTTCCGGCATGCGCGAGGATTTCAGCCTTGTGAACATTACGCCGGAGATCGCGGTCCTTTCCGGAGTCCTGAAGAGCCGGTATGCGGCTGCCCGAAAGGGATTTTCGCTGGCGGACAGTCTTATTTGCGCCGCGGCCCAAATCATGGACCTTCCGCTTGTGACATACGATTCCGAGTTCGATCGGGTGACGGAGGTGGATGTGAGGAAGCCCGATCATTTCTGCTAAGACGTCCACGAGGGGACGTTGCGTGCGCCGGGATAAACCGGCATAGAGCAGCTTCGCAAGTTGCAGCACATGGCAACGCCCCGGACCCCAAGTGACGAGTACGCGATGATCAAGGCGGCGGCGGGCCAACGGCTGGTTGGACGAGACGCGGGCGATGATGGAGGTGCTCGGCGCCATCCGCCGCCAAGGATGCGGCGCGGGCGCTGGGGAGGCAGTGATTAGGCCTGCTGGGAAAGAGATGGCAACCGGGGTGTCGCGCGGCACGGGCGGAGACAGCCGGGAACGATCGGAGGCCAACGGGCGAGAATGAAAGAGTTGTCTAAGTTGGCAACGTCCCACCCTGCGCGTACAGGCTTGCTTTCGATTCAGGCCTTGGACTATTATTTTTCCAGATGGTCACAATGAGCCTGAGGATCGACTTGGCCGAAACGTTTCCCCTGCTTGGACGGGCGCCTATCGTTGAGGCCGTGATAGAAGTGCGTGCTCGCGCAGGAGTGGCCTGGGATGAATCCGCCATCTCTGAGCGCCTCAAACCAAAGCTTCCGGAGTATCCGGTTGTCGAATCGCACCGGGGGTTTCGACACGAGATCAGGATGGTGCCTGGTCAGCCGGCCGAGCAGGCCCTTCAGGATCTTGGTTGGCGGGGCCTTCGCTTCGAGTCGGAGGACAAGCGCCACATCGCCCAATTCAACCGGGATAGCTTCGTATTCAGCAGGTTGACCCCTTACGTGAGTTGGGAGCAGTTCCAAAAGGAGGGGCTTCGCTTGTGGCAACTGCATTCGGAGTTGGCACAACCCGCGGAGGCCCAACGGTTGGGTCTACGTTTTGTCAACCGGATACCGGCCCCAGTGGGGGAGTTTCAGTTGGAGGACTACATCGAGGCCTCGCCGAGGACACCGCGGGACCTGGATATTCCCTTGGTCGATTACCTTGATCGTCGCGTATTGAACGTGCCCGGGTATCCCTATAAC is part of the Acidobacteriota bacterium genome and harbors:
- a CDS encoding PIN domain-containing protein — protein: EGAEKSAALIRRCETGKVGGYECVVTLSEITTIILREGRQSDLESVLSGMREDFSLVNITPEIAVLSGVLKSRYAAARKGFSLADSLICAAAQIMDLPLVTYDSEFDRVTEVDVRKPDHFC
- a CDS encoding TIGR04255 family protein — encoded protein: MSLRIDLAETFPLLGRAPIVEAVIEVRARAGVAWDESAISERLKPKLPEYPVVESHRGFRHEIRMVPGQPAEQALQDLGWRGLRFESEDKRHIAQFNRDSFVFSRLTPYVSWEQFQKEGLRLWQLHSELAQPAEAQRLGLRFVNRIPAPVGEFQLEDYIEASPRTPRDLDIPLVDYLDRRVLNVPGYPYNVAVIQTVQHPQGEEAMGVGLILDIDVFTTTPSSPGRDVVEKRLAEMRWLKNKVFFGSITPKTLEMLK